The proteins below are encoded in one region of Limnochorda pilosa:
- the gmd gene encoding GDP-mannose 4,6-dehydratase, whose translation MRKKALITGITGQDGSFLAEFLLGKGYEVHGIIRRTSSFNTDRIDHLYQDPHDPDARLFLHYGDLTDGSGLRYILERVQPDEIYNLGAQSHVKVSFEEPEYTVDVVGLGTLRLLETVRSYRETGREVRLYQAGSSEMFGASPPPQSETTPFYPRSPYAAAKVYAYWQTVNYREAYGLFACNGILFNHESERRGETFVTRKITRAATRIKLGLQEKLFLGNLDARRDWGYAADYVEAMWLMLQQEESDDFVIATGEMHSVREFVEQVFARLDLDWKKYVEIDPRYFRPAEVDALCGDATKAREKLGWHPTVTFEGLIERMVEHDLRLAEQERVLRENGHEVPLRGAASV comes from the coding sequence ATGAGAAAGAAGGCCCTCATCACGGGCATCACCGGTCAGGACGGTTCGTTTCTCGCGGAGTTCCTGCTCGGCAAGGGCTACGAAGTCCACGGCATCATCCGCCGGACAAGCTCCTTCAACACGGACCGCATCGACCACCTGTACCAGGACCCGCACGACCCCGACGCGCGCCTCTTCCTTCATTACGGGGATCTGACCGACGGCAGCGGCCTTCGGTACATCCTAGAGCGGGTGCAGCCGGACGAGATCTACAACCTGGGCGCCCAGTCCCACGTCAAGGTCTCCTTCGAGGAGCCCGAGTACACCGTGGACGTGGTCGGGCTGGGAACACTGCGGTTGCTGGAAACGGTCCGCTCGTACCGGGAAACAGGGCGGGAGGTACGGCTCTACCAGGCCGGCTCTTCGGAGATGTTCGGCGCCTCGCCGCCTCCTCAGTCCGAGACGACGCCCTTCTATCCCCGCTCTCCGTATGCCGCGGCCAAGGTCTACGCGTACTGGCAGACGGTGAACTACCGGGAGGCGTACGGGCTCTTCGCCTGCAACGGGATCCTTTTCAACCACGAGTCCGAGCGGCGAGGCGAGACCTTCGTGACGCGAAAGATCACGCGGGCCGCCACCCGGATCAAGCTGGGCCTCCAGGAGAAACTCTTCCTCGGTAACCTGGACGCCAGGCGCGACTGGGGCTACGCTGCGGACTACGTCGAAGCCATGTGGCTCATGCTCCAGCAGGAGGAGTCCGACGATTTCGTGATCGCCACCGGCGAAATGCATTCGGTGCGGGAGTTCGTGGAGCAAGTCTTTGCCCGTCTGGACCTGGACTGGAAGAAGTACGTCGAGATCGACCCGCGTTACTTCCGCCCAGCAGAGGTCGATGCGCTCTGCGGAGACGCCACCAAGGCACGTGAGAAGCTGGGCTGGCATCCGACCGTGACCTTTGAAGGTCTCATCGAACGCATGGTCGAGCATGACCTGCGCCTGGCGGAGCAGGAACGGGTTCTCCGTGAGAACGGGCACGAAGTGCCGCTCAGGGGGGCCGCCAGTGTCTGA
- the fcl gene encoding GDP-L-fucose synthase: MPLDARIYVAGHRGLVGSAIVRALKHRGYRNILTRTRQELDLTDRRAVDAFFAAQRPEYIYVAAARVGGIWANNTYPVDFLQTNLEIELNVIRAAHDHQVKKLLFLGSSCIYPRVAPQPIKEEYLLTGLLEPTNQPYAIAKIAGIELVNAYRRQYGDRFISAMPTNLYGPGDNFDLETSHVLAALLRKTHEAKVSGSPAVEVWGTGEPRREFLHVDDLAEACLFLMDRYDDAIPINVGVGEDVSIRELAELIGRVVGYQGDLAFDATKPDGMPRKLLDVSRIHRLGWRARIPLEEGIRHTYQWFLANATARPGPSA, from the coding sequence GTGCCTCTTGACGCGCGGATCTACGTGGCCGGCCACCGGGGCCTGGTGGGAAGCGCGATCGTTCGAGCCCTGAAGCACCGCGGGTACCGAAACATCCTCACCCGCACGCGGCAGGAGCTGGATCTCACCGATCGCCGGGCGGTGGACGCCTTCTTCGCGGCGCAGCGCCCTGAGTACATCTACGTGGCTGCGGCCAGAGTGGGCGGGATCTGGGCCAACAACACCTATCCGGTGGACTTCCTCCAGACCAACCTCGAGATCGAGCTCAACGTCATCCGCGCCGCCCACGATCACCAGGTGAAGAAGCTGCTCTTCCTCGGATCGAGCTGCATCTACCCGCGCGTCGCACCGCAGCCTATCAAAGAGGAGTACCTCCTCACGGGGCTGCTGGAACCCACCAACCAGCCCTACGCCATCGCCAAGATCGCAGGCATCGAACTGGTGAACGCTTACCGGCGGCAGTACGGCGACCGCTTCATCTCTGCCATGCCCACGAATCTGTACGGACCGGGAGACAACTTCGACCTGGAGACGAGCCACGTCCTCGCGGCGCTCCTGCGCAAGACCCATGAGGCGAAGGTCAGTGGGAGCCCAGCCGTGGAGGTGTGGGGGACGGGGGAGCCGAGGCGTGAGTTTCTGCACGTGGACGACCTGGCGGAGGCGTGCCTCTTCCTGATGGACCGGTACGACGACGCGATCCCGATCAACGTGGGAGTCGGGGAGGATGTCTCCATCCGTGAACTGGCGGAACTGATCGGGCGTGTGGTGGGTTACCAGGGAGATCTGGCTTTCGACGCCACGAAGCCGGACGGGATGCCCCGAAAGCTGCTCGATGTGAGCCGGATCCACCGCCTCGGCTGGCGGGCGCGCATCCCCCTCGAGGAGGGCATACGCCACACCTACCAGTGGTTCTTGGCCAACGCCACCGCGCGCCCGGGGCCTTCGGCGTGA
- a CDS encoding SLC13 family permease → MSDQNPAQVVGRPVASRVDGVPRPSVTFEEGAGDAQVQSPARPLRARLKPVLAAAGLGAALVILLLPTPEGLTLEGQRAVVAFVAAVTLWVTNLLPAPVTGLLGMALVPLLGALPAERAFALFGNKAVFFILGALMLSAGLQRTGLGDRMTLGLLRRNVAAMATVLPLAYSWGAVLGVNPVLTTLVTALAGGLAFMFPMGTPPNAIAYPSGYYSVADSVRAGVLLSLMALGIFLLVALTYWPVAGIR, encoded by the coding sequence GTGAGCGATCAGAATCCGGCGCAGGTCGTGGGACGGCCCGTGGCCTCTCGAGTTGACGGGGTGCCCCGGCCTTCAGTAACCTTCGAGGAAGGCGCCGGCGACGCGCAGGTTCAGTCGCCGGCCCGCCCCCTCCGGGCCCGCCTCAAGCCCGTGCTGGCGGCGGCGGGGCTCGGCGCGGCGCTGGTCATCCTGCTCCTGCCCACGCCCGAAGGGCTAACCCTGGAGGGCCAGCGGGCGGTGGTCGCCTTCGTAGCGGCGGTCACCCTCTGGGTGACGAACCTCCTGCCGGCGCCGGTGACGGGGCTGTTAGGGATGGCGCTGGTGCCCCTCCTGGGGGCGCTTCCGGCGGAGCGGGCCTTCGCCCTCTTCGGGAACAAGGCGGTCTTCTTCATCCTGGGCGCGCTGATGCTCTCGGCCGGGCTCCAGCGCACGGGGCTGGGCGACCGGATGACCCTGGGGCTCCTTCGCCGCAACGTGGCGGCGATGGCCACGGTGCTGCCCCTGGCCTACAGCTGGGGGGCGGTGCTGGGGGTGAACCCGGTGCTCACCACCCTGGTGACCGCCCTGGCCGGGGGGCTCGCCTTCATGTTCCCCATGGGGACCCCGCCCAACGCCATCGCCTACCCCTCGGGCTACTACTCCGTCGCCGACTCGGTGCGGGCCGGCGTCCTGCTGAGCCTGATGGCCCTGGGGATCTTCCTCCTGGTGGCCCTCACCTACTGGCCGGTGGCGGGGATCCGGTGA
- a CDS encoding PHP domain-containing protein produces the protein MDPEDGAFRERILLVLDAPLGRARRMVEKLNAMGVAIRWERVQELPGNENVGRPHVARAMVETGYIQQVSEAFTEEYIAVGGRAYVERYKLTPEEGIDLIRSAGGVPVLAHPGRFRAEDDPLPDAFMERLARAGLMGVEVFYPRHTEAMVRHYRELAEDWA, from the coding sequence GTGGATCCCGAGGACGGGGCCTTCCGGGAGCGGATTCTCCTGGTGCTGGACGCCCCCCTCGGCCGGGCCCGGCGGATGGTCGAGAAGCTGAACGCGATGGGCGTGGCCATCCGCTGGGAGCGGGTGCAGGAGCTGCCCGGGAACGAGAACGTGGGCCGGCCCCACGTGGCCCGGGCGATGGTGGAGACCGGGTACATCCAGCAGGTTTCCGAGGCGTTCACCGAAGAGTACATCGCCGTGGGCGGCCGGGCGTACGTCGAGCGCTACAAGCTCACCCCCGAGGAGGGGATCGACCTCATCCGCTCGGCCGGCGGCGTGCCCGTGCTCGCCCACCCCGGGCGCTTCCGGGCCGAGGACGACCCGCTCCCGGACGCCTTCATGGAGCGCCTGGCCCGGGCGGGCCTGATGGGGGTCGAGGTCTTCTACCCCCGCCACACCGAGGCGATGGTGCGCCACTACCGGGAGCTGGCCGAGGACTGGGCCTAG
- a CDS encoding type II toxin-antitoxin system death-on-curing family toxin: protein MPSGDADLPDFLLRLHDQMIRATGGSAGVLDIGLLSSALARPFASFGGHDAYTDPIDKAAVPGAGIIQNHPFVDGKKRTGIAAALVLCDIDGVEIDVDDDEMVAIGVALSQGHADWKAFAEWIRDHQVV, encoded by the coding sequence TTGCCCAGCGGTGACGCCGATCTCCCTGACTTCCTTCTGCGCCTGCACGATCAGATGATCCGAGCCACCGGGGGATCTGCGGGCGTCCTGGACATCGGGCTGCTCTCATCCGCTCTGGCCCGGCCGTTTGCTTCGTTTGGAGGGCATGACGCCTACACGGACCCGATCGACAAAGCAGCGGTCCCGGGAGCCGGAATCATCCAGAACCATCCCTTCGTGGACGGGAAGAAGCGTACAGGGATCGCGGCGGCTCTGGTGCTGTGCGATATCGACGGCGTTGAGATAGACGTAGACGATGACGAGATGGTCGCGATCGGCGTGGCTTTGTCTCAAGGTCATGCTGACTGGAAAGCCTTTGCCGAGTGGATACGCGACCACCAGGTTGTCTGA
- a CDS encoding ribbon-helix-helix domain-containing protein produces the protein MTDDVTIKIPRPLYRRLQQIVEGTGFRSVTEFIIYVLRDLAASAGGEERPEPPPAAFREEEGLSQEEIEVIRKRLKNLGYLD, from the coding sequence ATGACCGACGACGTGACCATCAAGATCCCCCGGCCGCTCTACCGCCGGCTCCAGCAGATCGTGGAGGGGACAGGGTTCCGCAGCGTCACCGAGTTCATCATCTACGTCCTGCGGGACCTCGCGGCCTCGGCCGGCGGGGAGGAGCGGCCCGAGCCGCCCCCGGCCGCCTTCCGGGAGGAGGAGGGCCTCAGCCAGGAGGAGATCGAGGTCATCCGCAAGCGCCTGAAGAACCTGGGGTACCTGGATTGA